A stretch of the Aricia agestis chromosome 15, ilAriAges1.1, whole genome shotgun sequence genome encodes the following:
- the LOC121734269 gene encoding tubulin-specific chaperone A: protein MMADPRIRQIKIKTGVVKRIAKEKVVYEKEAEQQKNRIQKFKDEGQDEHNIRKQEEVLQECLMMVPDCQRRLTKAFADLKSVLETEQDLKEHEDFIAAEQVLKEAESQLPESA from the exons ATGATGGCCGACCCCAGAATtagacaaataaaaataaaaactggcGTTGTAAAACGCATTGCTAAGGAGAAAGTTGTTTACGAGAAGGAGGCGGAACAGCAAAAGAACAGAATTCAGAAGTTTAAAGACGAAGGACAAGACGAGCACAACATTAGGAAGCAGGAGGAGGTCCTTCAGGAGTGTCTGATGATGGTCCCTGACTGTCAAAGGAG atTGACAAAAGCATTTGCAGACTTAAAAAGTGTTTTAGAAACTGAACAAGATCTCAAAGAACACGAAGACTTCATTGCCGCTGAACAAGTTCTTAAGGAGGCTGAGAGTCAGCTCCCTGAGTCGGCCTAA
- the LOC121734268 gene encoding stress response protein NST1-like translates to MDNPNFNNFKRNNFTFQNNLHFVPQIPPPPPPPFFNPNYKQISDHEFVKNFESKCETDETTKQSLKASLSKLKEKLLALNEAYSTAKDEVEVLQENINTYSEDQWRQKVGEVEDKKSIIIDKLSDLSSEYLDLSRKIIAKRSAKRLRLKKLNLARKKEKIEMLKEREEKSRLIDENLKKIKDDIQKAKEIEEAKQRADVVLKDVHKKRYEAKKNINKLDALVKLRRARQNTAKGRGESVCENEAAKFQENVEKLKHLWVKKLAMYEEEENELRAQLDVGKKQESSDSSEKDIGNLRKWHQVLFGGTVAPQADFRGDVHKFIRTRCEWDRYISSAGTAIPMDWATPAR, encoded by the exons ATGGATAaccccaattttaataatttcaagagaaataattttacattccaaaataatttgcattttgTACCCCAGATTCCTCCACCTCCGCCTCCACCATTTTTTAATCCCAATTATAAACAGATATCTGATCAtgaatttgttaaaaattttgaaagtaaATGTGAAACAGATGAAACAACCAAACAATCTCTAAAGGCCTCTTTATCAAAACTTAAGGAAAAACTTTTGGCATTGAATGAGGCCTACAGTACAGCCAAAGATGAGGTGGAGGTATTGCAAGAAAATATCAATACCTATTCTGAAGATCAGTGGCGCCAGAAAGTCGGGGAAGTAGAggataaaaaaagtattataattgaTAAATTATCAGATTTGAGTAGCGAGTACCTTGATTTATCACGGAAGATCATAGCAAAGAGATCTGCCAAGAGGTTGAGACTTAAGAAATTGAATCTAGCAAGAAAGAAAGAGAAAATTGAAATGTTGAAGGAAAGAGAAGAAAAATCCAGATTGATTGATGAAAATCTCAAGAAAATAAAGGATGACATACAAAAAGCTAAAGAA ATTGAAGAAGCAAAACAGCGGGCTGATGTTGTTCTGAAAGATGTTCACAAGAAGAGATATGAAGCTAAGAAGAATATCAACAAACTGGACGCCCTCGTGAAACTGAGGAGAGCCCGACAGAACACAGCCAAAGGCAGGGGAGAGAGTGTTTGTGAGAATGAGGCTGCTAAATTTCAGGAGAATGTAG AGAAACTGAAACATCTGTGGGTGAAAAAGTTGGCCATGTATGAGGAAGAGGAGAATGAGTTGAGGGCACAACTGGATGTAGGCAAGAAGCAGGAGAGTTCAGACAGCAGTGAGAAAGACATTGGTAACTTGAGGAAATGGCATCAGGTGCTGTTCGGAGGCACGGTCGCTCCACAAGCAGATTTCAGAGGGGATGTGCACAAGTTTATCAGAACAAG GTGTGAGTGGGACCGCTACATCAGCAGTGCTGGAACTGCAATACCCATGGATTGGGCGACACCTGCACGCTAA